The Gemella massiliensis genome contains a region encoding:
- a CDS encoding lipoate--protein ligase family protein, which produces MLKLLTNKKFNIFKTINIVNPLIPIATDEMFLRTELSDNECILHIYTLTNSAIIGIPDTRIPFFYKSLFTFYRNNMIPAVRNIGGLGIIADTGILNFSIIMTKPKENFSINEGYFLMTDFIKAIFPEGSKSIKAYEIKNSYCPGDFDLSINGKKFAGIAQRKIKNSVIISIYISLFGNQNRRAGIMKEFYDIGISNQKINYNYPIIKPECMDTLENLLGIPLTVEDIFKRINKVLASLNIIIKEGIYTAEMLENYEQIFIKSKERNEYFLKQK; this is translated from the coding sequence ATGCTTAAACTGTTAACAAATAAAAAATTTAATATTTTTAAAACAATAAATATTGTAAACCCACTTATTCCAATTGCAACCGATGAGATGTTTTTAAGAACCGAACTGTCCGATAATGAATGTATATTACACATATATACATTAACCAATTCAGCTATAATCGGTATTCCTGATACAAGAATTCCATTCTTTTATAAATCGCTTTTTACGTTTTATAGAAATAATATGATTCCTGCTGTTAGAAATATCGGTGGTCTTGGAATTATCGCTGATACCGGTATTTTAAATTTTTCTATTATTATGACAAAACCCAAAGAAAATTTTTCAATTAATGAAGGTTATTTTCTTATGACTGATTTCATTAAAGCTATATTTCCCGAAGGAAGTAAATCAATAAAAGCATATGAAATTAAAAACTCATATTGCCCGGGAGATTTTGATCTGAGTATTAACGGAAAAAAATTTGCAGGTATTGCCCAACGAAAAATAAAAAATTCCGTCATTATCTCTATTTACATAAGCCTGTTTGGCAATCAAAACCGACGTGCTGGAATTATGAAAGAATTTTATGACATCGGAATTTCTAATCAAAAAATTAACTACAACTACCCCATTATTAAGCCTGAGTGTATGGATACTTTAGAAAATTTACTTGGAATTCCTTTAACAGTAGAAGATATTTTTAAACGTATTAATAAAGTTTTAGCTTCTTTAAACATTATTATAAAAGAAGGAATTTATACTGCCGAAATGTTAGAAAATTATGAACAAATTTTTATTAAATCAAAAGAACGTAATGAATATTTTTTAAAGCAAAAATAA
- a CDS encoding DUF554 domain-containing protein yields the protein MPIGVLINTAAIFLGGIVGVLFGNKFSEHFKEQLNLIFGLCSIGMGISAIGLMKYMPAVIFAIILGTILGIIFHLGEWIYRGCAQLQKAMVKIIPTRKNTISEIESLTVLITAIVLFCASGTGIYGSLDEGMTGDASLLIAKSVLDFFTAAIFACNLGYIVSLVAVPQLIIFSCLYFSAGFIVPLTTPDMVADFKACGGFLMIATGFRIIKVKMFPVADMIPSMVIVMPLSWLWVNVILHLI from the coding sequence ATGCCGATAGGAGTGTTAATCAACACAGCGGCAATTTTTCTTGGCGGTATAGTTGGGGTATTATTCGGAAATAAATTTTCTGAACATTTTAAAGAACAACTTAATCTAATTTTTGGGTTATGCTCAATTGGAATGGGAATTTCAGCAATAGGACTTATGAAATATATGCCGGCAGTAATTTTTGCAATAATTCTCGGTACAATTTTGGGAATTATATTTCATCTTGGTGAATGGATATATCGAGGTTGTGCGCAATTACAAAAGGCAATGGTTAAAATTATACCTACACGTAAAAATACAATATCGGAAATAGAATCATTAACGGTGTTAATTACGGCGATTGTGCTTTTTTGTGCTAGTGGTACAGGTATATATGGTAGTCTTGATGAAGGAATGACGGGGGATGCCAGTTTACTGATTGCTAAATCTGTCCTAGATTTCTTTACAGCTGCAATTTTTGCTTGTAACCTTGGTTATATCGTATCACTTGTTGCGGTACCGCAATTAATCATTTTTTCATGTTTATATTTTTCAGCTGGATTTATTGTACCGTTAACAACACCGGATATGGTTGCTGATTTTAAAGCATGTGGTGGTTTTTTGATGATTGCGACAGGTTTTAGAATAATTAAAGTTAAAATGTTTCCGGTTGCTGATATGATACCGTCAATGGTTATTGTTATGCCGCTAAGTTGGTTGTGGGTTAATGTGATTTTACACTTAATATGA
- a CDS encoding dihydrolipoamide acetyltransferase family protein, which translates to MIYSFILPDSGEGLHESEIILWGFKEGETVKEDDILVEIQSDKAVIGLPSPVTGTIKTIYAKEGDIAKVGSVIVDIETEHVPNDSPKEKQSNTEEKINIPTPVSSKKENNNDIDIRLLAIPRVRKYAREKGVDIRLVSPTGRRGLVTIKDIDNYLSGTNQVTIDKHSIVDISPEAVIEDIKPAAQEDIQPQISTIPTHKERITRVPMSGIRKVIAKAMVSSKTISPHVTVLDQVNVERLVEHRNSIKPLAQDREIKLTYTAYFIKAVAATLTKFPELNVSIDNEKQEIIYKNYINVGVATDTQHGLFVPNIKDTNHKSLFTIARELEKNTELAHAGKLGRDVQTDGSMTITNVGSIATSGVWATPIINQPEVAILGFGRFEETFIPDENKQPKLVPMLKLSFSFDHRIIDGGTAQRALNTIKEYLANPELLLVEG; encoded by the coding sequence ATGATTTATTCATTTATTTTACCGGATAGCGGTGAAGGATTACATGAAAGTGAAATTATATTATGGGGATTCAAAGAAGGTGAAACGGTCAAAGAAGACGATATTTTAGTAGAAATACAAAGTGATAAAGCTGTTATCGGTTTACCATCACCTGTCACCGGTACTATTAAAACAATATATGCAAAAGAAGGAGATATTGCTAAGGTAGGTTCGGTTATCGTTGATATAGAAACTGAACATGTACCTAATGATTCCCCAAAAGAAAAACAAAGTAATACAGAAGAAAAAATAAATATTCCTACTCCGGTATCATCTAAAAAAGAAAATAATAATGATATTGATATCCGTTTGTTAGCCATTCCTCGTGTTAGAAAATATGCACGCGAAAAAGGTGTAGATATACGCTTAGTATCCCCAACCGGTAGACGTGGGCTAGTTACAATTAAAGATATTGATAATTATTTAAGCGGCACTAACCAAGTAACAATAGATAAACATTCAATAGTAGATATTAGTCCGGAAGCCGTTATTGAAGATATAAAACCTGCTGCTCAAGAAGATATACAGCCACAAATTTCTACTATTCCTACGCATAAAGAACGCATCACACGTGTTCCGATGTCCGGTATTCGTAAAGTAATTGCCAAAGCAATGGTTTCAAGTAAGACAATTTCTCCTCATGTAACAGTGTTGGATCAAGTTAATGTTGAACGATTGGTAGAGCATAGAAATTCAATAAAACCACTCGCTCAAGATAGAGAAATAAAATTAACATATACGGCATATTTTATTAAAGCTGTTGCCGCTACATTGACAAAATTCCCGGAATTGAATGTTTCTATTGATAATGAAAAACAGGAAATTATTTATAAGAACTATATTAATGTTGGTGTAGCTACGGATACTCAACATGGATTATTTGTTCCAAATATTAAAGATACCAACCATAAGAGTTTATTTACTATAGCTCGTGAACTGGAAAAAAACACAGAATTAGCACATGCAGGTAAATTGGGCCGTGACGTTCAAACTGATGGATCAATGACTATAACTAATGTTGGATCAATCGCTACCAGCGGAGTATGGGCAACTCCAATTATTAATCAACCGGAAGTGGCAATTTTAGGTTTTGGACGTTTTGAAGAAACATTTATTCCCGATGAAAACAAACAACCAAAACTTGTTCCTATGTTAAAACTATCATTCTCATTTGATCATCGTATAATAGATGGCGGTACAGCACAACGTGCATTAAATACAATTAAAGAATACTTAGCTAATCCTGAATTATTATTGGTGGAGGGATAA
- a CDS encoding LysR family transcriptional regulator, whose translation MDIRQLNYFVTVADKKNYSLAAKELYVTQPTLSLAIQKLEKEFETVLFKQSNRQLILTESGRVLYESGKELLKNYNKVVEKMNDFHNSNQTVLKVGLTVLFAIQYMDEISNFIATQPKVELRLIQHGSKKLQHMVVNDELDIGLLSFPQYENSIIMEKIEKKKGSYKAAVVLPKNHHLSERSSLSIADFKNQKLSSLSKSYVLGNEIYIKCREYGFDPNIVFTDDNWTVLVKSVLTFNSMVLLPAEFEEIGKFSDVKWIPLEEDIEYFIGVAHRKDKEISEMAELFIESILK comes from the coding sequence ATGGACATAAGACAGCTTAATTATTTTGTTACTGTAGCAGATAAAAAAAATTATTCATTGGCAGCTAAAGAACTTTATGTGACACAGCCTACATTATCGCTTGCTATACAAAAATTAGAAAAAGAATTTGAAACAGTGTTATTTAAACAAAGCAACAGACAGCTAATACTTACTGAAAGTGGGAGAGTACTTTATGAAAGCGGAAAAGAGCTATTAAAAAACTATAATAAAGTTGTAGAGAAAATGAATGATTTTCATAATAGTAATCAAACGGTATTAAAAGTAGGGCTTACTGTACTTTTTGCTATACAGTATATGGACGAAATTTCAAATTTTATTGCTACACAACCTAAGGTTGAGTTACGTTTAATACAACACGGTTCTAAAAAATTACAGCATATGGTTGTGAATGATGAATTGGATATCGGACTATTGTCATTTCCTCAATATGAGAATTCCATTATTATGGAAAAAATAGAAAAGAAAAAAGGTTCATACAAGGCGGCGGTTGTACTTCCAAAAAATCACCATCTTTCTGAGAGAAGTTCATTATCTATAGCGGATTTTAAAAATCAAAAACTAAGTTCTTTATCTAAAAGTTATGTATTAGGTAATGAAATATATATTAAGTGTCGTGAATATGGTTTTGATCCTAATATAGTTTTTACTGATGATAATTGGACAGTGCTTGTAAAAAGTGTTCTTACGTTTAACAGTATGGTATTATTGCCGGCAGAATTTGAGGAAATTGGGAAATTTTCCGATGTTAAGTGGATACCTTTGGAAGAGGATATAGAATATTTTATTGGTGTTGCACATAGAAAAGATAAAGAAATTTCTGAAATGGCAGAGTTGTTTATTGAATCTATATTGAAGTAG
- the lpdA gene encoding dihydrolipoyl dehydrogenase has translation MVVGNFIQELETIVIGGGPGGYVAAIRLAQLGKKVTLFEKNKVGGTCLHCGCIPSKALISVGHQYENTKNTSRGIKADNVTIDFSLTQQWKNEEVIGLLHNGVKNLLKKNGVEVVYGEVNFVNDNTVSVILDEFHNNTYHFKNAIIATGTEPIEIKGFKFKDRILSSTEVLNLTEIPSSLVVIGGGYIGIELAGAYATLGTKVTILEGTDKILRVFEDDIANVVINNLKSKGVEIITNAHAENAESSDTSALVNYSIGNEKYSISADYVLVSVGRKPNFEELGLEYAGIELDSKGLIRVDEQRRTTVKHIFAIGDIVPGPTLAHKAMYEAKIAAEALVGDSTAVVDYFSIPTVCFTTPEIALVGYTKEQAKEHGYDVVVGQYPFGHNGRALSIGQNQGFVRIIALKDTNKLLGAAIVGPGASDLIAELSIAIEQGLTVDDISLTIHGHPSLNEVVVEAADMILKKAIHG, from the coding sequence ATGGTAGTTGGAAATTTTATTCAAGAATTAGAAACAATCGTTATAGGTGGAGGCCCCGGTGGATATGTGGCTGCTATTCGTCTTGCACAACTTGGGAAAAAAGTTACTCTCTTTGAAAAAAATAAAGTTGGCGGTACATGCTTACACTGTGGATGTATCCCCTCTAAAGCATTAATTTCAGTCGGCCACCAATACGAGAATACTAAAAACACTTCAAGAGGTATTAAAGCTGATAATGTTACTATTGATTTTTCACTTACACAACAATGGAAAAATGAAGAAGTAATAGGTTTGTTACATAATGGTGTTAAGAATTTATTAAAGAAAAATGGTGTAGAAGTAGTCTACGGTGAAGTTAATTTTGTTAATGATAATACCGTCAGTGTTATTTTAGATGAATTCCACAATAATACCTATCATTTCAAAAATGCTATTATTGCAACAGGAACTGAACCTATTGAAATAAAAGGATTTAAGTTTAAAGATCGTATTCTCAGTTCAACAGAAGTATTAAATTTAACCGAAATTCCGAGTTCACTTGTTGTTATAGGTGGAGGATATATCGGAATTGAACTGGCAGGAGCATATGCTACACTTGGCACAAAAGTAACGATACTTGAAGGAACAGATAAGATATTACGCGTCTTTGAAGATGATATTGCCAATGTTGTTATAAATAATCTCAAATCAAAAGGTGTGGAAATTATTACCAACGCTCATGCTGAAAATGCAGAAAGTAGTGATACATCTGCCCTCGTTAATTATTCAATAGGTAATGAGAAATACTCCATTTCAGCAGATTATGTCCTCGTTTCTGTCGGAAGAAAACCCAACTTTGAAGAATTAGGTTTGGAATATGCAGGTATAGAATTAGATAGTAAAGGTTTAATACGTGTCGATGAGCAACGCCGTACCACTGTAAAACATATTTTCGCTATCGGTGACATTGTTCCCGGTCCTACACTTGCACATAAAGCTATGTATGAAGCAAAAATAGCTGCTGAAGCACTAGTTGGGGACAGCACCGCTGTTGTAGATTATTTCAGTATTCCTACTGTATGTTTCACTACGCCGGAAATAGCACTTGTCGGATATACTAAAGAACAAGCTAAAGAACATGGTTATGATGTTGTTGTCGGTCAATATCCATTCGGTCACAACGGTCGTGCATTATCCATTGGACAAAATCAGGGATTCGTCCGCATAATTGCACTAAAAGATACCAACAAGCTATTAGGTGCGGCTATTGTTGGTCCCGGTGCCAGTGATTTAATTGCAGAATTATCTATAGCAATAGAACAAGGATTAACCGTTGATGATATTTCCTTAACTATACATGGTCATCCGTCATTAAATGAAGTAGTTGTTGAAGCAGCAGATATGATATTGAAAAAAGCCATCCATGGATAA
- the recD2 gene encoding SF1B family DNA helicase RecD2: MKTVEGFLNKIIFHNKENNYYILSIFLNDNYDFINGDYFSVVGTFPDVKFENEVLYMFKGEIIEHRKYGKQLSAIVAEPIIEKDKEAIISYLSSSIFQGIGRKTAEHIVDTLGIEALDKIYNDKDSLYNIKGITKQRKDIIYSTIITNKQTQDVILKLNEYNLSNNLILKIYNFYKHNTIKTITETPYSLIRDIKGINFKTVDKIAEINGIAANDKERILYGFIYTINTFCFSTGNTYIKKNSLLYNTFNTLYASREEVLAKEDIVNSLNYALDLGKLIELDDKIFLPEIYYSEYSIYSDIEKRLERENTINLDDKLLETYIEEVEEELDIKYDIVQIAAIKNSILNNVSILTGGPGTGKTTIILAVIKIFQKIKNYDLSDLLNEHKNILTLCAPTGKAAKRMAESTGFYASTIHKAIGWTNENENMEEFISDKSIKSELVIIDEASMIDVFLMYNLLKIINFDAKIILVGDNDQLPSIAPGNVLNDLINSNTISTVKLNRIFRQSENSSIINISHSIKNNIPFDVLENFDDKEFLMANKNEILDVIVTTYSNLLKTSGKEKIQILAPIYKGMVGINEINKTIQNIFNINEVYIEYGELIYKIDDRVMQLVNRPEDNIFNGDIGYIYDIVKEDGKFKIIINYDENFVTYEKQELNQITLAYASSIHKAQGSEFDNVIVPFIDSYNFMLNKNLTYTAVTRAKKKLILCGNPNVFYKSIEPTNTISRQTALEWFFRYNSSDNEFNNKFNEDTILTFKNINIIDPMIGMNDIKPEDFL, translated from the coding sequence ATGAAAACTGTTGAAGGATTTTTAAATAAAATAATTTTCCATAACAAAGAAAACAATTATTACATTCTTTCTATATTTTTAAATGATAATTACGATTTTATTAATGGGGATTATTTCAGTGTTGTTGGGACTTTCCCCGATGTTAAATTTGAAAATGAAGTGCTTTATATGTTTAAAGGAGAAATTATTGAACACCGAAAATATGGTAAACAACTTAGCGCTATAGTTGCCGAGCCCATTATTGAAAAAGATAAAGAAGCTATAATTTCTTATTTATCAAGCTCTATTTTTCAAGGTATCGGGAGAAAAACTGCTGAACATATTGTTGATACTCTCGGTATTGAAGCACTTGACAAAATTTATAATGATAAAGATTCTTTATATAACATTAAGGGTATCACTAAACAACGAAAAGATATTATCTATTCTACTATTATCACTAATAAACAAACACAAGATGTTATTTTAAAACTTAATGAATATAATCTTAGTAATAATTTAATTTTAAAAATCTATAATTTTTATAAACATAATACAATAAAAACTATAACCGAAACACCATATTCTCTTATTCGAGATATTAAAGGAATAAATTTTAAAACTGTTGATAAAATTGCCGAAATTAATGGGATAGCCGCTAATGATAAAGAGCGTATTTTATATGGTTTTATTTATACAATAAACACATTTTGTTTTTCTACCGGAAATACTTACATTAAGAAAAATAGTTTGCTTTATAACACTTTTAATACACTTTATGCATCACGTGAAGAAGTTTTAGCTAAGGAAGATATTGTAAACTCTCTAAACTATGCCCTTGATTTGGGAAAACTTATTGAACTTGATGATAAAATATTTTTACCTGAAATATATTATTCAGAGTATTCTATTTATAGTGATATTGAAAAACGTTTAGAACGAGAAAACACTATTAATTTAGATGATAAATTATTGGAAACATATATTGAAGAAGTGGAAGAAGAATTAGACATTAAATATGATATTGTACAAATTGCCGCAATAAAAAATTCTATCCTAAACAATGTTTCTATTTTAACGGGAGGCCCCGGTACCGGAAAAACAACTATTATTCTTGCAGTGATAAAAATTTTTCAAAAAATTAAAAACTATGATCTTAGCGATCTATTAAACGAACATAAAAATATTCTGACCCTTTGTGCACCTACCGGAAAGGCTGCTAAACGAATGGCAGAAAGCACCGGTTTCTACGCTTCAACGATACATAAAGCAATCGGTTGGACTAATGAAAATGAAAATATGGAAGAATTTATTAGCGATAAAAGTATTAAATCTGAACTTGTTATTATTGATGAAGCCAGTATGATTGACGTTTTTTTAATGTATAATCTTCTTAAAATAATCAACTTTGATGCAAAAATTATTTTAGTTGGAGATAATGATCAACTTCCTTCAATCGCTCCCGGTAATGTTCTTAACGATTTAATAAACTCTAATACAATATCAACAGTTAAATTGAATAGAATTTTCAGACAAAGTGAAAATTCTAGTATTATAAATATATCCCATTCTATAAAAAATAATATCCCATTTGATGTACTTGAAAATTTCGATGATAAAGAATTCCTAATGGCTAATAAAAACGAGATTCTTGATGTAATAGTTACAACTTATAGTAACTTATTAAAAACATCCGGAAAAGAAAAAATACAAATTCTTGCCCCTATTTACAAAGGAATGGTAGGTATAAATGAAATTAATAAAACTATCCAAAATATATTTAATATAAATGAAGTTTATATTGAATATGGAGAATTAATCTACAAGATTGATGATAGAGTTATGCAACTTGTTAATCGCCCGGAAGATAATATTTTTAACGGTGATATTGGATATATCTATGATATAGTAAAAGAAGACGGAAAATTCAAAATTATAATCAACTATGATGAAAATTTTGTTACCTATGAAAAACAAGAACTTAATCAAATAACATTAGCTTATGCTTCTTCTATTCATAAGGCACAAGGTTCTGAATTTGATAATGTAATAGTACCTTTTATAGATTCTTATAATTTTATGTTAAATAAAAATTTAACATATACTGCTGTAACCCGTGCCAAAAAGAAATTAATTCTTTGTGGAAATCCTAATGTATTTTATAAATCTATAGAACCGACGAATACCATTAGTCGACAAACAGCTTTAGAATGGTTCTTTAGATATAATTCGTCTGATAATGAATTTAATAATAAATTTAATGAGGATACTATACTAACTTTTAAAAATATTAATATAATAGACCCGATGATCGGTATGAATGATATAAAACCGGAAGACTTTCTATAG
- the buk gene encoding butyrate kinase, with amino-acid sequence MKKIFVINPGATSTKVAYFEDEQQVFGTELTYNIDDLKVFKTVFEQLDLRFKDIKNIINTHLTNISFDAVVGRGGLLPPVEAGAIEVNDELIDCLKNRPVLEHASNLGAALANRVAKEFGSISAKSFIYDPVTVDQMDNIARISGSSLIERSSTGHALNMRAVARTIAKTLNKPYEESNIIVVHVGGGASASAHKKGRMIDVISDDEVMFSSERTGGIPLKQYIKLCYMYDKQTVTELTRKKGGLVSYFGTNDARKIHELMNNGDEKALLVLKAMAYQIAKAIGELATVLKGNVDATVLTGGIAHSSFIAEEVHERVKFIAPFFTVPGEKEMSALANGALRVLNGEETAQIFKEK; translated from the coding sequence ATGAAAAAAATATTTGTTATTAATCCCGGTGCAACTTCGACTAAAGTTGCTTATTTTGAAGATGAACAACAAGTATTCGGAACCGAACTTACTTATAATATTGATGATTTAAAAGTATTTAAAACAGTTTTTGAACAACTTGATTTACGTTTTAAAGATATTAAAAACATTATTAATACACATTTAACGAACATTAGCTTTGATGCTGTCGTTGGGCGCGGAGGACTATTACCACCTGTTGAAGCCGGTGCTATAGAAGTAAACGATGAATTAATTGATTGTTTAAAAAACAGACCGGTCTTAGAACATGCATCTAATCTTGGTGCTGCTCTTGCAAACAGAGTTGCTAAGGAATTCGGTTCTATATCTGCAAAATCATTTATTTATGATCCCGTTACTGTCGATCAAATGGACAATATTGCACGTATTTCCGGTTCTTCTTTAATAGAACGAAGTAGCACCGGCCACGCATTGAATATGCGTGCAGTTGCCAGAACGATAGCTAAAACTCTTAACAAACCATATGAAGAAAGCAATATAATCGTTGTTCATGTTGGCGGTGGTGCCAGCGCAAGTGCACATAAAAAAGGACGTATGATAGATGTTATTTCAGATGATGAAGTAATGTTCTCAAGTGAACGTACGGGCGGTATTCCTTTGAAACAATATATCAAACTGTGTTACATGTACGATAAACAAACCGTTACCGAACTAACTCGAAAAAAAGGTGGTCTTGTTTCGTATTTCGGCACAAATGATGCACGAAAAATACATGAATTGATGAATAATGGTGATGAAAAAGCGTTATTGGTTCTAAAAGCTATGGCTTATCAAATTGCTAAAGCTATTGGAGAATTAGCGACTGTTTTAAAAGGTAATGTAGATGCAACTGTACTCACAGGAGGAATTGCTCATTCTAGTTTTATTGCAGAAGAAGTACATGAGCGTGTGAAATTTATTGCACCGTTTTTTACCGTCCCCGGTGAAAAAGAAATGTCAGCACTCGCTAACGGTGCACTACGTGTTTTAAATGGTGAAGAAACAGCTCAAATTTTTAAAGAAAAATAA
- a CDS encoding PTS transporter subunit IIC: MEEKVTFKTFIMNVLNGIALGTVICLIPGALLGELLKPLVKAYPSLSFLSMSTTISNAVIGLASGVIIGMMFKFTPIQSISIGLATLYASGSIVLTPDKTGLMLKGAGDIVTMIFTAALATAFILLIGDKTKNYAVLILPPLTLVGVGGIGRYTLPFFSELTRILGDGIKHLLTLQPILLTILIAIIFACLIVTPITSVGVALAINIDGIASGAANLGICACGFTLAIAGWYVNSKGISLAHFIGSPKISMANVLAKPKIMLPAICSAACTGVLATFFNIKGTAMSAGFGFSGFVGPLAHLSTTNGGIFEIIKAFLIFAGVPIITGYFFVKLFTKIIPIIKEEDYKINL; encoded by the coding sequence ATGGAAGAAAAAGTAACGTTTAAAACATTTATTATGAATGTACTTAATGGTATTGCTTTAGGTACTGTTATTTGCTTAATACCCGGCGCATTACTAGGTGAATTATTAAAACCCTTAGTCAAAGCATATCCAAGTTTATCGTTTTTATCAATGTCAACAACAATATCTAATGCCGTTATCGGGCTTGCATCCGGTGTTATTATAGGGATGATGTTTAAGTTTACACCTATACAATCTATTTCCATCGGATTAGCTACACTTTACGCAAGCGGTTCTATTGTTTTAACACCTGATAAAACGGGACTTATGTTAAAAGGTGCCGGTGACATTGTTACTATGATTTTTACAGCAGCATTAGCTACCGCTTTTATACTATTAATCGGTGATAAAACTAAGAATTATGCGGTATTAATACTACCGCCATTGACATTAGTTGGCGTCGGCGGTATTGGTAGATATACACTGCCTTTCTTTTCAGAATTGACTAGAATTCTCGGAGACGGTATTAAACATTTATTAACACTTCAACCGATTTTACTAACAATTCTAATTGCTATTATCTTCGCTTGTTTAATAGTAACACCGATTACTTCTGTTGGTGTTGCACTTGCTATTAATATTGACGGTATTGCTTCCGGTGCTGCTAACCTTGGTATTTGTGCTTGTGGTTTTACCCTTGCAATTGCAGGATGGTATGTTAATAGTAAAGGTATTAGCTTAGCACATTTTATCGGTTCGCCGAAAATTTCAATGGCAAATGTTCTTGCTAAACCAAAAATTATGCTCCCTGCTATATGCAGTGCCGCATGCACCGGTGTTCTAGCAACATTTTTTAATATTAAAGGTACTGCAATGAGTGCAGGTTTCGGTTTTAGTGGATTTGTAGGGCCACTAGCACACCTAAGCACTACTAATGGAGGAATTTTTGAGATAATTAAAGCCTTTCTGATTTTTGCAGGAGTACCAATTATCACAGGATATTTCTTTGTTAAGTTATTTACAAAAATTATCCCTATTATTAAAGAAGAAGACTATAAAATTAATTTATAA
- a CDS encoding phosphate acyltransferase has product MIKNFKEIDELLKKNVATPKKIVVVKAGQKHALQSVFEFARAGYLTPILIDSKETIINILSSIDTENIPYEIIDEADDTLAAKKGVELIKNKKSDFLMKGQLNTATLLREVVNSKTGIRNNDVLFHLALLDIPNYNKLLGITDGGMLLFPTIEQKKQIITDVTDIFTKLGYKKTKISLLSAAEKVNPKLQSSVEAAEIAEQYKSNTNIIVEGPLSLDISLDKPIAEEKGYTGVIQGDADVLLVPDIVSGNAVSKSLILMANAQMAGLVLGATVPIVLTSRSATEIEKKYSLALALLVSGGK; this is encoded by the coding sequence ATGATAAAAAATTTTAAAGAAATTGATGAATTATTAAAAAAAAATGTAGCAACTCCAAAAAAAATCGTTGTCGTTAAAGCCGGTCAAAAGCACGCATTACAGAGTGTTTTTGAGTTTGCACGTGCAGGATATTTAACTCCTATTTTAATCGACTCTAAGGAAACTATTATCAATATACTTTCCTCTATTGATACTGAAAATATTCCATATGAAATTATTGATGAGGCTGATGATACGCTGGCTGCCAAGAAAGGTGTTGAATTAATCAAAAATAAAAAATCTGATTTTTTAATGAAAGGTCAACTTAATACCGCAACATTACTTCGTGAAGTTGTTAACAGTAAAACAGGTATTCGAAATAATGATGTACTTTTCCATCTAGCACTTTTGGATATTCCAAATTACAATAAACTGCTTGGTATCACCGATGGTGGTATGCTCCTTTTTCCGACTATAGAACAAAAAAAACAAATTATTACCGATGTAACTGATATTTTTACAAAATTAGGATATAAAAAAACAAAAATCAGTTTATTATCAGCTGCTGAAAAAGTTAACCCTAAACTGCAATCATCCGTCGAAGCTGCTGAAATAGCCGAACAATATAAAAGTAACACAAACATTATAGTCGAGGGCCCTCTATCACTAGATATATCACTTGATAAACCTATTGCTGAAGAAAAAGGCTATACCGGTGTTATTCAAGGTGATGCGGATGTGTTGCTGGTACCGGATATTGTTTCAGGAAATGCTGTATCTAAATCACTTATTCTAATGGCAAACGCTCAAATGGCAGGTCTTGTGCTTGGAGCAACCGTTCCTATTGTTTTAACATCACGTTCTGCTACTGAAATAGAAAAAAAATATTCATTAGCACTCGCATTACTAGTCAGTGGAGGTAAATAA